The Flavobacterium sp. K5-23 genome segment AAAAAGTTCCAATGGCATGCAGTTTTTTAGCACATTCCAAAACCTTCTCCGTAACATGGGTTTTAGAACGGATTCCAAGGATGGAAACTCCTTTTATTTTTTCACACAATTCATCTTCAGATAATGCGCCTTTGATCACTTCTACATTGTAGCCTTCGTGTTCAAATATTTTCACGGCATCTTCATGCACGTTTTCTAATAAAAGTACTTTTATTCTGTTTTTTGGGTAAGAAACCGAAGCTTTATACGACAAATCATAAAGAATTTCATCTAATGATGGCGCAATTCTATCCGCTTTTTCAACAACTATTGGTCGGCTCACGTTTTCTGTAAAAGCAAAAAACTTAGATACGGCACCACCTTCCAGCGTTTCATAATCCGTATATCCATCACCTATCATAATCACCTCTCCAGGTAGATTAAGTGATTTTATTTTGTACACTTTCCCTTTGTTCTCACACAACTGGTCTTTCTCGTCAAAACCGATGATTTTTCCATCATGATCGAATTTGAAAGTATTGGCCAAAACATGTTCTGGTTTGATACCATACTCTTGAACGATAGGGATAATGATTTCTTTAAACCCATTAGAAATAATATATATATTTTCTGAATGTTGCTTGAAGAAAGCTCTGTTTCTTATGACTGATGCGGTTACTTTATTTTTTAATTCTTCGATTACAGCTCCTAAATGATCTCTATTTGCTTCTAATAAATTAATTCTGCTGGTTAAGGATTCTTTTAAGGATAGTTTTCCTTCCATCCCAAGATCAGTTAATCGTTGGATTTCGCTTAATATTTGTGTTCCTGCAGCGCTATTGTCATAAATTACTTCGCATAATACATCAAGTGCTTCCACTCGAATAAAAGTACTGTCAAAATCGAATATGAATGTTTCTGGATTCTCTGTCATTATCTTATTAGTTGAGTGTTTGTAGTAGTCAGTTAAAACGGTTAATTATTTGCTCAAAGATAAGACCTCAATTGGAACTGAAAAAATATAACCTTATAATCCTTTGCTAGTTGAATAAGAAATGGTGTTATTGTAGTAATTGTACTTTTTAATTATACATATTAAATCAAATAGCTGTTTTTAATATTAATAATAAGATTATAGATAATGTAATTTACTGTTCTAGTGACTTTTTTTCTAAGTCAAAAACTATTAATAAGTTGGTTTAGGAAGTATTCGACCTTTTTTAATATATAAAATTCCCCTTTTTCAGGAGGGGAATTCGATGTGTTTATATTCTAAATGTGTAATTAGAATTATGTTGTGACGAATTATGCGTTTTGCAACTTAACATCAGTACTTTCAAAAATCTTATCAGCAGATGCTGCGATAAAACCTTGGTACAATTCTCCGTTTGGCATTGCATAACGAAGTGCAAATTCATAATAACAAGATGGAATTTCAAACGTTCCCTCATCAAAATTCACCGTATACAAATCAGCTAAAGTGCTTGATTGCTCTAGCAATTGTTCTGGTGTACCTTTAATTTTTCCTCCTGATGCGTTTAGTTTCCATCCTTGAGCTTCCAAGAAATCATTCAATTCCTCTAAAGTGTCAAAATCTCTTAATGCATTAGTGTTTATGGTAAAGTGATTAGCACGGAATCCGTAGATATACATCCAAGCGGCATATTCAGATTCTTCCAACAATGATTTATATATTGCCTGAGAATTTGCTTCCCAAACTGATCCACTCAATACCAATTCAGGATTGTTAAAGATGTTTTGGTCGCAATTGTCCAACATGTTTTTTACAGTTTCTTGCAATTCTGTCGAACATTTTTCCAACTCTAATTCAGAGATAAAAATTCTTGGGGCATCTTTGTCCGTAGTGTGTTCGTAATGTTTTGCAAATAATTTTTTCGAATCAAAATTATAGTCACCTCTTGCTTCGTAACCAACATTTAAGAATGGTTTTTCCAATACTTCGATATTGACACGCTTATCATTAAAGGTACGAATTGCAATATGGTCGTTTTTGATTTTTTCTCCTTTTTCTTCTAATAAAGCATGGATTTTTTTTGCAGATGGGGTAATATCAGCGTATTGTTCCCATAATTTCGAAAGTAGTTGATTTTTGTCCATTTCTAAGTATTTTTTATCGTTGTGATTATGACACAAAATTATATACAATTGTGGTATTGTAACATATTTATTGTTCGAATATTTATAAATAGACATTTTGATTCTTTTTTATTGTAATTTTGACACTATAAAACTCTGTTTTAACAAAAGAATTGTCAAAATAATAGAATCGACTATATCAACTTTAGCTACGCAATTATGAAACACCATGAAAATACTGACTATTTAGACCAAGAAATCATTAGAAAGCTTAGTGAAAACGGAAGAATGCCATTTTCTGAATTGGCTAAAGAATTAAATATTTCCAATTCATTAGTGCATTTGCGTGTTCGAAAACTGCAAGAATCTGGAGTTATTACTGGATTTTCGGTGAAATTGAATGCCAAGCAAATTGGTTTTGAAACGATAACTTATACTGGGATAGCGACTAAAGAAGCGCGTTTTGCATATGCCATTTCAGAGCAATTAAAAATGATTCCTGAAGTGGTGGAATGCCATTGGGTTTCCGGTAAATACGCGCTTTTCATAAAGATTGTTGCGGCAAATAATGAAGCACTTCGAAAGGTACTTTACGATCAAATTCACGCCATAGAAGGAGTAGGGGGAACCGATTCCTTTATTTCTTTTGGTTCAGCGTTTGAGAAGAACCTGCCTATGAAATAAAAAAAGACCCTTAAAACATAAATTAATTATGCTTTAAGGGTCTACTATTTTAAAGGTTGTTTTGGGTAATAGATTCTCAAAAGATAGCTTTTTCATTAATTGACATTTGATCCCTAAAATTATCATAATCACTCCACTTTTACCATATTTCTAACTCAATCTTTTTCTCTATTTTCCAATGATTATTTATTTTTTTTAATAAAAAAGCATTAACAACTCCGTCTTTTTGAGAAGATTGCTTTGAATAGAATAGTATTGCATAATCATCACTGATATATGGTTGATATAACCTTATTAATCCTACATATCTCTCTCTAAAAGCCTTGCTCATCTTGAAATTTAAGAATTCAACAATTTCGAACTTTCCAGTTTTCTTTAATCTACTTAGATCAATAGATTCTATTTTGACTTTTGGTTTTTCATTCAGTAATTTTAAATATTCAGGGTATTCCCCGTTTTTTAATTCACTTACTACACCACTACTGTACTCATCTGAAGAAGCAATTTTTTTATCTACACATATTTTATAATCTTTGAAGACCCTTTGTTTTACCGGATCATTTGGAGTTAAAAAAAAAGTATGATAATCATAAGCTATTGTATCTGTTAATACAAGAAAATTATCATTCAAAATATCGTAAAAAGCATCATTTTGATTTTTTTTACAACTCAAAATTGCTGTAAGGACAAAACAGTAATATATATACCTTTTCATAATAATAAAAGAATTAAAAATATTTACTAAATTTAATCACAACGATCCCTGCATTGTCATACTCAATAAGCACATTAAAAGCATCTCTTTCAAAACCTTTACCAAAATCATAAACACCTTCACTTTTTTTATTTTGAATGATTGGAGCTTTAAAAAATTGTATCCCATTTTTTCTAAAATATCTTTGAATTTACCACTCACTAAAAGTTTTGAATTAAATCCAATACTAGGACAACTAACCAAATCTGTTAATTTGGCTTTTTATTTCCAAAATAGCATTAGAAGTTATTGGTTCAAAATCTATTTTTTCAAAATTAATATGCCCAATAAATTTGGGTTCTTCCCAAACATGACAATTATGTACCGCATTAATAGCATGGAAAAACTTACCTACAATTTTTTTGTTCATACTTTCTTGAATGATATAATACATAACTTAAAAATTTAATTGATTAATAGGTGTATTAGGATTATTTGCTATTTCTGTTCTAATTTGTGAAATAATTTCATTGACTTTATTATAACATTGACTAGGAGTAGCATTCGGATTTGCTTCTTCAAAAAGTTTTAGTTTCTGAAAAATTAAATCATCATAATGACCGTGACTACCTCTATGAACTGCCGTACTCAAAGGAATTCCCTTTAATGCTTCGTTCATATGAAAAGCATCAGCAGATTTAGCTGCTTTTTGTACGATAGGATTTTTTTTATTGCTAAATAAAATTATTTATTAATCTACATTTTTAGTAAAATAAGTACATCCCAATTCAAACCAACTTTGTCCAATCTTTATAGGTTTCATTTCAACTTCTATATCTTCTCCTTTGTATCCAAAGCCTTGCAAATCATCTTCTCCCATATACTCGTCTAATTCATCATCAAATAAGAATTCAAGTTTGTTTTTTACTAGAAATATTGCCATTAGGACCTGACTTCTTATATCTTCTTCTTTTTGATCAGTAAATCGGATTATGCCAAGTTGTTCATAAACTGAAATTGGATCATAAAAATGATAGTCAACTACTTGAATCATTTCACGACTTTCTATATCATCAGGATACTTTGGCAGTTCATATTCTTCACACAATGTATGAAAAGCAATATTAGCTTGCTCCTTATGAGACTTTGTTTGACTTTCAATTTCTTTTAATATTTTAGATAGTTTTGCATCGGTATTTATCCATTCCTGCAATGGATTGTGTTCATTATTACTTTGCTTTTCCATATATTTTTTCTCTTTCGCCTCCTTGAAGCCATTCATTTAGTGATAATTCTATAGGTTGAAATTCGATGCCGGTACAACCAGCATCTTCTATTTCTTGTTTTAGTTTTTCAGAAACAAAGTATATTCCTGAAAACGAATATCTAATCATAAAAAAATCGTTATTGATTTTATCCTTTGATAATACTAATTTTTCAATCCTCAAATTACATTCTTTTTTACCTCTTACTTCTTCAATTTTCAATTCATAATCTTTCAGACTATTTATGCTTAAGTATAAGCTATTAATATTTTCAGATGTTATTTCTTCAAGCAAAATTTTTGAATTTAAAAAATCAACGTAATCATTGTTGAATTCATACATATTCAAAATCCAATAATCTTCGGCTAATAAATTGTTTTGAATTATTGGTGATTTAAAAAATTGCATTCCATTTTTTCTGTTTTTTTCTAAAATTGTTTTCAATTTCCCACTAATTAATAGTTTGTTTGAAAAACCCATTGCAGAATTCGTATCTATCAAATCTGTTTGTTTTGATTTTGGGTGTAAAATTGCATTTGCTATTATGGGTTCAAAATCAATCTTTTCAAAATGTATCTGTTCAATGAATTTTGGCTCGTTCCAAACATCACAATTGTACTGAATACCTTTTGTTTGAGGATATTTTCCAATAATTTTTAAATTTCCAGATTCTTGTATGATATAATAATTCATATTAGAAAATTAATTGATTAATTGGTGTATTTGGATTATAACAATACAATACTTACTTTTAAGAGTGTTGTGAATACTAAAATAATACCCCATTCTGTTTGAAATAGTATGGTGTTGAGTGTCATTTTTTTAAGAATTAAACGGCTTCAAAACCTTTATTAGAAGGAGTACAAGGTTATTGTGTTAGTTCTAAGTGACAAAATAAGCCTAAACTTAAAGACATTTCGCGCTAGCGAGGTATTAAAATATCACTGGATTTCCGATCTGCATAATTCCCATGATTTATTCGAACAATGATGCTTGAATTATTTTCTGTAACACTTCCTACTTTTATGTTAATCAGGTTTTCAACAATAAATAATTTGCAAATCAACAACTCTCCACTTTGGCAGTTTGAAATATAAATAGTATCTGAAACTTCACCCGTTTCTGGATTGCCGGCACTCCCGGACGGATTTGAAGTGATAATAGTTTTAACAAAATTTTCTTTTAATTCAAACCGTTGACAATCAATAATACTCCCTGCAAATTGATTTAATTCAGAGCTTCTAACTTCTTTATATTTTAAAGATTGAGCTTTACACCCAATTGATAAAACAGAAAGAAACAAGAATATAAATGTTTTCATAAATAATAATTTTAGTTTAATTGCTTTGCACTGAAACATGAATATGTTCTTGATGTCCACCTACAGGCCAATATGTTTTAAATAGATAAAAATAATTTCAAATTTAACTATGGCCAATTAACAAAACAATACCCACTTTTAGTGATTTTTTAATTTATAAAACAATACCCCGTTCTGTTTGAAATAGAACGGGGTATTGTGTGTCATTTTTTATGAATTAAACGGTTTCAAAACCTAATTTTTCTCTCACTCTAGCCAAAACACCATTGGCAACAATTTCGGCCTTATTTGCGCCTATTTTTAACAAACCATCTACTTCAGCAAGGTTGTTCATATAGTAATTGTATTTTTCTCTTTCTGTTTTGAATGTTTCTGTTATGAGTTCAAACAATGCTTGTTTAGCATGGCCGTAACCATAATTTCCACCTAGATAATTAGCAGTCATAGCATCTAATTGCTCTTGGTTTGCCAATAGTTTATATATAGCAAAGGCATTACAGGTTTCCGGGTTTTTTGGGTCTTCCAGTGGAGTGCTGTCGGTATCAATACCCATCACTTGCTTGCGCAACGCTTTGTCGTCAAGGAATATATTGATAATGTTATTGGCTGATTTGCTCATTTTCCCGCCATTGGTTCCTGGAATAAGCATACTGTCTTCCTGAATTTTAGCTTCTGGAATGACAAAGGTCTCTCCCATTTGGTGGTTGAATCTTGAAGCCACATCACGTGTGATTTCAAGGTGTTGCAACTGGTCTTTCCCAACGGGAACCAATTGTGCATCGTATAATAAAATATCGGCAGCCATCAGCATTGGATACGAAAACAAACCTGCATTTACATCTTCCAGTCTATCCGCTTTGTCCTTGAATGAATGCGCTAATGTCAAACGTTGAAAAGGGAAGAAACAGCTCAAATACCAAGACAATTCCGCAGTTTGAGGCACATCGGATTGTCTGTAAAAAACAACTTTATTCACGTCTAAACCACAAGCAAGCCAAGCCGCAGCCGTGCTATAAGTATTGGTTCTCAATAAAGCACCATTTTTTATTTGTGTAATCGAATGCAAATCTGCTATAAAAAGGAATGATTCGTTTTTGGGATCGTTAGATAATGCTATTGCCGGAATAATTGCTCCTAGTAAGTTTCCTAAATGTGGTGTTCCTGTACTCTGAACTCCCGTAAGTATTTTTGCCATTATGATTTTTTTCTGAACCGCAAAGTTCGTAAAGATTTTTACAATTTACACATAGTTATTTTTTTTAACCCTAATGGATTTAAAGTTTTTAATTTTAGAGATGATTTTTTTGTGTAAAAAGAAGATAAAAATCAATCGTTGCTGTAATTAAAAATTATAATACCGCAAATTCACAAATTTTAAATGCACTGAGAAACCTATGTAATTTGCGAATTTGCGGTTGTAACTTTAGATTCTCAATTTTAATACATTTTGTGCTCTTTATGGTTATTAATAGCAAATTCAATTGTTTTTAATAAAAGTTACATAGGATTCCCTATTTTTGGACATATGAAAGGAATGAAGATTGTTTTTTGGACATTATGGCGTGTATGGTTTTATATTTTAATGACCATTCCCATACTTATTATGTTTCCGTTTTTATTGGTTTCCATAACTTCTGACAAAGGCTATAAATATTTTTTTAAAATGGCTCGAATATGGGCCCGGTTTATCCTTTTTGGGATGGGGTTTTATTATAAAATTGACAAGTCACAGGAATTAGATTCCCATAAAAGTTATATGCTTGTGGCTAATCACACTTCCATGACTGATATTATGCTGATGCTTGTTACCGTAAAGAACCCTTTTGTTTTTGTGGGTAAAGTAGAATTGGCTAAAATTCCTTTATTTGGATTTTTCTATAAACGAACTTGTATTTTAGTGGATCGTTCCTGTTCAAAAAGCAAGTTGGGGGTTTTTAACAGTGCCCAGGAAAGAATCAATCAAGGTTTAAGTATTTGTATTTTTCCAGAAGGTGGAGTTCCTGATGATGAATCGGTACTATTGGACACCTTTAAAGACGGAGCTTTCCGACTGGCAATCGAGCATCAATTACCAATTGTCCCTATCGTTTTTGCCGACAATAAAAAGAGGCTGTCTTACACGTTCTTTAGCGGAAGCCCAGGAGTTATGCGTGTTAAAATTCTTTCTAAAATTGACACATTAGAAAAAACTAGTGTAAATAGAAAGGAAATTAGAGACCATGTTAGAGAAGAAATGTATTCTCAACTAATAAAATACGAAAATAAAAGTTAGCAAAGGGTTTTTAAAGACCGTTTCTGTTTGTATTATAAAAAAAAAGAGCTGACCGTAGTCAGCTCTTTTTTTAGTTATTAGCAAGCTCTAAAATGTGAGCTTTGATTTTCACTTCTAATTCATCAGCTAATTCTGGGTTGTCTTTAATTAAAGACTTCACAGCATCACGACCTTGTCCTAACTTGGTGTCACCATAGCTAAACCAAGAACCTGCTTTTTTAATGATGTCAAATTCTACTGCTAAATCTAAGATTTCTCCAGTTTTAGAAACTCCTTCTCCATACATGATGTCAAATTCAGCCACTTTAAAAGGCGGAGCCACTTTGTTTTTAACCACTTTTACTTTAGTTCTGTTTCCTATTACATTATCACCGTCTTTTATTTGAGTAGAACGACGAATATCTAAACGAACCGAAGCGTAAAATTTCAATGCATTTCCTCCCGTTGTTGTTTCTGGATTTCCGAACATTACTCCAATTTTCTCTCTCAATTGGTTAATGAAAAACACAGTACAGTTTGTTTTGCTGATAGTTCCAGTTAATTTTCTCAAAGCTTGAGACATTAAACGAGCGTGTAATCCCATTTTAGAATCTCCCATTTCACCTTCAATTTCACTTTTTGGTGTCAAAGCGGCAACCGAGTCAATAACAACAATATCAATTGCTCCTGAACGAATCAAGTTTTCAGCAATTTCAAGTGCTTGTTCCCCATTATCTGGTTGCGAAATGATTAAATTTTCGATATCAACACCTAATTTTTCAGCATAATTTCTGTCGAATGCGTGTTCAGCATCGATAAAAGCAGCAATTCCACCCGCTTTTTGAGCTTCGGCAATAGCATGAAGTGTTAATGTGGTTTTTCCAGATGATTCCGGACCGTATATTTCTATAATTCTACCTCTTGGATATCCACCAACTCCTAAAGCTAAATCGATTCCTAATGATCCTGATGAAATGGTTTCTACCTCTTCAATGGCTTTATCACCCATTTTCATCACCGTTCCTTTTCCGTAGGTTTTGTCTAGTTTGTCAAGCGTAAGTTGTAGCGCTTTTAATTTGGCTTCTTTTTCTGAACTCATCTTTTCTTTTACCTTTTCTTTCATCAATTTATGTTTTTTAAAACTCTAAGAGATTGACAGTTTGTATTAATTAACTGTCGGTTTTATGTTTATCGTAATTTATATACTCGTAAAAATACTTCTTTTTTTGTTTCGAAAACACAATAAGAAGTAATTAGTGTTTTACGTTTAAATGAAGAGCGCTTTTAACTCTGTAGCTTCTTCAGGTTTGATTTTTCCGGCTAATAGTAAACTTAGTTGTTTTCTTCTTAGTGCGGCATCA includes the following:
- a CDS encoding DUF1629 domain-containing protein; this translates as MNYYIIQESGNLKIIGKYPQTKGIQYNCDVWNEPKFIEQIHFEKIDFEPIIANAILHPKSKQTDLIDTNSAMGFSNKLLISGKLKTILEKNRKNGMQFFKSPIIQNNLLAEDYWILNMYEFNNDYVDFLNSKILLEEITSENINSLYLSINSLKDYELKIEEVRGKKECNLRIEKLVLSKDKINNDFFMIRYSFSGIYFVSEKLKQEIEDAGCTGIEFQPIELSLNEWLQGGEREKIYGKAK
- a CDS encoding 1-acyl-sn-glycerol-3-phosphate acyltransferase, with the protein product MKGMKIVFWTLWRVWFYILMTIPILIMFPFLLVSITSDKGYKYFFKMARIWARFILFGMGFYYKIDKSQELDSHKSYMLVANHTSMTDIMLMLVTVKNPFVFVGKVELAKIPLFGFFYKRTCILVDRSCSKSKLGVFNSAQERINQGLSICIFPEGGVPDDESVLLDTFKDGAFRLAIEHQLPIVPIVFADNKKRLSYTFFSGSPGVMRVKILSKIDTLEKTSVNRKEIRDHVREEMYSQLIKYENKS
- the trpS gene encoding tryptophan--tRNA ligase, with the translated sequence MAKILTGVQSTGTPHLGNLLGAIIPAIALSNDPKNESFLFIADLHSITQIKNGALLRTNTYSTAAAWLACGLDVNKVVFYRQSDVPQTAELSWYLSCFFPFQRLTLAHSFKDKADRLEDVNAGLFSYPMLMAADILLYDAQLVPVGKDQLQHLEITRDVASRFNHQMGETFVIPEAKIQEDSMLIPGTNGGKMSKSANNIINIFLDDKALRKQVMGIDTDSTPLEDPKNPETCNAFAIYKLLANQEQLDAMTANYLGGNYGYGHAKQALFELITETFKTEREKYNYYMNNLAEVDGLLKIGANKAEIVANGVLARVREKLGFETV
- a CDS encoding Lrp/AsnC family transcriptional regulator: MKHHENTDYLDQEIIRKLSENGRMPFSELAKELNISNSLVHLRVRKLQESGVITGFSVKLNAKQIGFETITYTGIATKEARFAYAISEQLKMIPEVVECHWVSGKYALFIKIVAANNEALRKVLYDQIHAIEGVGGTDSFISFGSAFEKNLPMK
- a CDS encoding DUF1338 domain-containing protein — encoded protein: MDKNQLLSKLWEQYADITPSAKKIHALLEEKGEKIKNDHIAIRTFNDKRVNIEVLEKPFLNVGYEARGDYNFDSKKLFAKHYEHTTDKDAPRIFISELELEKCSTELQETVKNMLDNCDQNIFNNPELVLSGSVWEANSQAIYKSLLEESEYAAWMYIYGFRANHFTINTNALRDFDTLEELNDFLEAQGWKLNASGGKIKGTPEQLLEQSSTLADLYTVNFDEGTFEIPSCYYEFALRYAMPNGELYQGFIAASADKIFESTDVKLQNA
- the recA gene encoding recombinase RecA, with product MSSEKEAKLKALQLTLDKLDKTYGKGTVMKMGDKAIEEVETISSGSLGIDLALGVGGYPRGRIIEIYGPESSGKTTLTLHAIAEAQKAGGIAAFIDAEHAFDRNYAEKLGVDIENLIISQPDNGEQALEIAENLIRSGAIDIVVIDSVAALTPKSEIEGEMGDSKMGLHARLMSQALRKLTGTISKTNCTVFFINQLREKIGVMFGNPETTTGGNALKFYASVRLDIRRSTQIKDGDNVIGNRTKVKVVKNKVAPPFKVAEFDIMYGEGVSKTGEILDLAVEFDIIKKAGSWFSYGDTKLGQGRDAVKSLIKDNPELADELEVKIKAHILELANN